A window of Pullulanibacillus sp. KACC 23026 genomic DNA:
GATGAAGAATTGCTCCCGACAGGCAAGCTTTTAAGTGTTGAAGGAACACCGTTTGATTTCCAGAATGGGAAGCAAATCGGAGCGGATATTAAAGAAGACCATCCGCAGCTTAAAGTAGGGAACGGCTATGATCATCCATTTCAGCTTTCTGAGAATCATAACGAGGAAATTGTTTTGGTTGATGAGGCAAGCGGTCGTAAACTGACGGTCGAAACGGACCAGCCGTGTGTAGTGGTCTATTCAAGCTCCACCATGGGGGATGATTTAACGATTCGAGGCGTTCAATCGAAACAATACTTAGGCATTTGCTTTGAAACCCAAGGTCCTCCTGATGCGATTCATCACCCTAACTTTGAATCCTGTGTATTAGAAAAAGGCGATGTCTATCGCACATCCACAACGTTTTCCTTTTCTACAATAAAATAAGACCAATCCGAAAAGCCTGATTTAATTGAAATCGGGCTTTTCTGCTTCTATGGGAATTTACGGCCATTCCAGGATGACAACGCAGGAGGCTAAGGTGTCTAATTTTTACAAAAAGAGAAACGCTCAGTCCATTCTTTCCATAAAATAACAGTAATCATTTTGGAAAGGATGATTTTTGTGCCGAAATTAAATGGAATTGATTGTTCGACACGTTTAAATGCCTCATCAATCTCAAAGTTAAAATCAGAAGGGATTAAATATATAGGGCGTTACCTTGGAGACAGTTGGAAGTCTATAGATCGAGAGGAAGCTAAAACTATAATTGACGAAGGACTCAGCATTGTGAGTATATGGGAGACCAACCCCACTTATGCGGATTATTTTACGAAAGCAAAGGGTATATCAGATGCTCAGAATGCTTATTCTTTTGCCCAATCATTAGGTCAACCGACGGGGAGTGCGATTTTTTTCGCGGTTGATTTTGATGCACAAGGTGATGCATTAACGGCGATTTCTGAGTACTTCTCTGGAGTCAAAGTAGGGCTTAAAGGTTCTTATAAGATAGGGGTTTACGGTTCCTATACGGTGTTGAATCATCTGTATAGCGAGAAGGCTTGTGATTTTTATTGGCAAACGACGTCTTGGTCACGAGGGCAGCAGGCTAAGTTCATAAGTATCCTGCAATACAGTCAGGATAGGACTTTGGCAGGTGTGTCTGTGGACTATAATGAGGTTCTAGACGGAAAGGGAGCATGGCGTAAGACCCCTGCAAGTTCTGGAAGCGGAACCCGTTCGTCAAGTTCAACTGCCCAACCCTCAAAGGAATCCACCAAGGAACCTTCAAAGAAATCCTCAAAGGCTACTCCAACCACTTATGTTGTAAAGCAAGGCGACACATTAAATGCCATAGCTGCGAAATTCGGAACAACCGTTCAAAAGTTGGTAAAGCTCAATGGAATAGAAAACCCCGACTTAATCTATGTCGGCCAGAAAATTAAGCTGAAAGCCACTAAAACTAGTTCATCAAAAGCAGGTTCCTCTGAGCCGAGCTATTATACCGTGAAAAAGGGAGACACCTTATCAAAGATCGCGGCGGAGTTTCATACAACCATAAAAGAGTTAATGGCTTTAAATTCGATACAGAACCCTGATTATATCCAAGCCGGTCAGAAGCTGAAGTTGCCTGGATCAAAGGCTAATACGGACTCTCCAAAGTATTATACGGTCGAAAAAGGGGACACTTTATCTGGAATCGCAGCAACGTACCATACAACCATTCAGCAATTAATGAGCTGGAATCACCTTCAAGATCCTGATCTAATCAAGGTGGGGGAGCGACTAAGGGTAAAATAAAAAAGGAATGTGGTAATACAGTCAGTAGACCCTTGTTTTCTTCACAAATAGAAAGACCTGCACTAGTTTCTGCTATTAGTGTAGGTCTTTTTATTTTAGAAGGCGATTGATTGGCGGTAATCAAACTCAAACATATTCAAATGTGTTCTTATAGACTTCAAACTGAACGATGACATTTGTTTTGGTAATATGGTTGATCATGTGAAGCTCTTTGATAAATTCAGTCAATTCATCGTAGGTTGAGTGAAAGGACTGGATTAAAAGCTGGTATTCCCCAGATGTCATCGTCACAA
This region includes:
- a CDS encoding LysM peptidoglycan-binding domain-containing protein, with the translated sequence MPKLNGIDCSTRLNASSISKLKSEGIKYIGRYLGDSWKSIDREEAKTIIDEGLSIVSIWETNPTYADYFTKAKGISDAQNAYSFAQSLGQPTGSAIFFAVDFDAQGDALTAISEYFSGVKVGLKGSYKIGVYGSYTVLNHLYSEKACDFYWQTTSWSRGQQAKFISILQYSQDRTLAGVSVDYNEVLDGKGAWRKTPASSGSGTRSSSSTAQPSKESTKEPSKKSSKATPTTYVVKQGDTLNAIAAKFGTTVQKLVKLNGIENPDLIYVGQKIKLKATKTSSSKAGSSEPSYYTVKKGDTLSKIAAEFHTTIKELMALNSIQNPDYIQAGQKLKLPGSKANTDSPKYYTVEKGDTLSGIAATYHTTIQQLMSWNHLQDPDLIKVGERLRVK